The Cannabis sativa cultivar Pink pepper isolate KNU-18-1 unplaced genomic scaffold, ASM2916894v1 Contig3, whole genome shotgun sequence genome window below encodes:
- the LOC115704560 gene encoding UDP-glycosyltransferase 92A1: MDSQLFDLDQHYIVVFPFMAHGHLIPFLALANQIHRRTGFTLIIATTKLTLHHLRRSTSSEDDHEHSNSGIHFAELPFSSSDHGLPDNTGTTENLSRAQLIDFLHASTSMETPFRNFIHECIGKHGRPPLCIISDMFFGWAVDVARSYDTVNVTFLTSGAYGSAAFISIWNELPHRKTESEEFEVTGFPKRCRFHRSQLHYFLRAADGSDSWSKFFQTQLRLSLKSHALLCNTVEEIEPLGLQILRDYSKRPVWCVCPLLPKAVLNDKSFSPSSFSFSKESMSADKLFEWLDSQEPKSVLYIAFGSQNTIGATQMMELAIGLEKSEKPFVWVIRPPEGFDLKGEFNPEWLPEGFEERAKEKNRGLLVRKWAPQLDILGHKSTGAFLSHCGWNSVMESLSQGVPIIGWPLAGEQNYNSKMLVEEMGVSVELSRGPSGTIAGDEVKKVIDLVMARDGQGEELKKKANEIKLQIREALKEEGESKGSSSLKAIDAFVASIVKNRQENVKN, encoded by the coding sequence ATGGATTCTCAGCTGTTTGACCTTGATCAACACTACATCGTCGTGTTTCCCTTCATGGCTCACGGCCATCTCATTCctttcttagccttggccaacCAAATTCACCGAAGGACAGGCTTCACACTCATCATCGCTACAACTAAGCTCACCCTCCATCATCTCCGGCGATCTACCTCCAGCGAAGATGATCACGAACACTCAAACTCCGGAATCCATTTCGCCGAGCTACCCTTCTCCAGTTCCGACCACGGCTTGCCCGACAACACTGGAACCACTGAGAACTTGTCTCGTGCCCAACTAATCGACTTCTTACACGCTTCAACATCTATGGAAACTCCTTTCCGTAACTTCATCCACGAATGTATCGGTAAACATGGACGCCCTCCACTTTGTATTATCTCCGACATGTTTTTTGGGTGGGCCGTCGACGTGGCACGTAGCTACGACACCGTCAATGTCACTTTCCTTACTTCTGGCGCTTACGGCTCTGCAGCCTTCATTTCTATCTGGAACGAACTCCCTCACCGGAAAACAGAGTCTGAAGAATTCGAGGTCACTGGGTTCCCTAAACGGTGTCGGTTCCACCGTTCTCAGTTACATTATTTCTTGAGAGCAGCCGACGGTTCAGATTCATGGTCAAAATTCTTCCAAACCCAGTTGAGGCTTAGTCTCAAATCGCACGCCCTGTTGTGTAACACCGTCGAAGAAATCGAACCGCTCGGACTGCAAATCCTCCGGGATTACAGTAAACGCCCCGTTTGGTGTGTCTGTCCGCTTCTCCCCAAAGCTGTGTTAAACGACAAGTCGTTTTCACCTTCTTCTTTCAGTTTTTCCAAAGAGAGTATGTCAGCCGACAAGTTGTTCGAGTGGCTCGATTCACAAGAACCCAAGTCCGTTCTGTACATTGCGTTTGGTTCCCAGAATACGATCGGAGCAACCCAGATGATGGAATTGGCAATCGGGCTGGAAAAAAGTGAGAAGCCTTTCGTTTGGGTCATAAGGCCTCCGGAGGGTTTCGATTTGAAAGGAGAGTTTAATCCAGAGTGGTTGCCAGAAGGGTTCGAAGAGCGAGCCAAGGAGAAGAATCGTGGGTTGTTAGTTCGGAAATGGGCACCCCAGTTGGACATTTTAGGGCATAAGTCTACAGGTGCGTTTCTGAGTCATTGTGGGTGGAATTCGGTGATGGAGAGCTTGAGCCAGGGGGTCCCGATCATCGGGTGGCCATTGGCGGGGGAACAAAATTACAATTCAAAGATGTTGGTGGAGGAGATGGGTGTGAGTGTGGAGCTGAGTCGAGGACCTTCGGGGACCATTGCTGGGGATGAAGTGAAGAAGGTGATTGATTTGGTGATGGCGAGAGATGGTCAAGGAGAAGAGTTGAAGAAAAAGGCTAATGAGATTAAGTTGCAGATACGAGAAGCCTTGAAAGAAGAGGGAGAAAGTAAAGGGTCTTCTTCTCTTAAAGCCATTGATGCTTTTGTTGCTTCTATTGTGAAAAATAGACAAGAAAATGTCAAGAATTAA